In Cetobacterium somerae ATCC BAA-474, one DNA window encodes the following:
- a CDS encoding solute:sodium symporter family transporter: MLMVLSFLFFTFLVGVFTYLKTKGDNLTTNEGYFLGGRSLTGPFIAGSLMLTNLSPANFSGMSAQAYINNMSVMGWEVCSGITLVLVAMFLVPRYLKGGLTTIPEFLEERFDSGVKEFVTYLFLISYILSALPPTLYAGALVLSQLFNISELLGISYTASIWITVWAIGIIGAVYAIFGGLKAVAFSDTLNGIGLIIGGLSVPFLGFRYVGNGNFFQGVIKVIESHPEKFNAIGSNGDLLPFSTLFTGMILVNLYYWGTDQGVIQRALGAKNLKEGQKGVMIAGVFKILTPLIVIIPGIIGYHIYGDKISDADLIYSHLIRDLMPNYFLGFFAAVMFGAVLSSYNSVLNSASTLFSLNIYKPKFGKNKSDLEIVNKGKVFGLIVAFVSMFIAPLIMNAPNGLFQYLQTVNGFFSVPIFTIIFIGYTTKKVPSIAAKISLIVFVSLYALLQLVIKPNLHFLHQLAILFLLCCILMLAIGRKFPRKEPFILKNKNVVELTPWKFQYEVAIGIVAFMISFYLIFSKLGIVTQNYSNLKNYLIALWSCVGVIICFVRKERLKKIKIKNIKIIQGEF, encoded by the coding sequence ATGCTAATGGTTTTATCTTTTTTATTTTTTACATTTTTAGTTGGGGTGTTTACATATTTAAAAACAAAAGGTGATAATTTAACTACAAATGAAGGATATTTTTTAGGTGGAAGAAGTTTAACAGGACCTTTTATAGCTGGATCTTTAATGTTAACAAATTTAAGCCCAGCTAATTTCTCAGGAATGAGTGCACAAGCTTATATAAATAATATGTCAGTTATGGGATGGGAAGTTTGTTCTGGAATAACTTTAGTTTTAGTGGCTATGTTTCTGGTGCCAAGATATTTAAAAGGAGGACTTACAACAATTCCAGAATTTTTAGAAGAGCGTTTTGATTCTGGTGTTAAGGAGTTTGTAACTTATTTATTTTTAATAAGTTATATTTTGAGTGCCCTTCCACCAACATTATATGCTGGTGCACTAGTTTTAAGTCAATTATTTAATATTTCAGAACTTTTAGGCATTTCTTATACAGCAAGTATTTGGATAACGGTATGGGCTATTGGAATAATAGGAGCTGTATATGCTATATTTGGTGGACTGAAGGCAGTAGCGTTTTCAGATACTTTAAATGGAATTGGTCTTATTATTGGTGGATTATCAGTTCCATTTTTAGGATTTAGATATGTAGGTAATGGAAATTTTTTTCAAGGAGTTATTAAAGTTATCGAATCTCATCCAGAGAAATTTAATGCAATTGGTTCTAATGGAGATTTATTACCTTTTTCAACTCTATTTACAGGTATGATTTTAGTCAATCTTTATTATTGGGGAACAGATCAAGGAGTTATTCAAAGAGCTTTAGGAGCTAAAAATTTAAAAGAAGGACAAAAAGGAGTTATGATTGCAGGAGTATTTAAGATATTAACACCTTTAATTGTTATTATTCCTGGAATTATTGGTTATCATATATATGGAGATAAAATAAGTGATGCCGATTTAATTTACTCTCACTTAATTAGAGATTTAATGCCTAATTATTTTTTAGGATTCTTTGCTGCTGTTATGTTTGGGGCAGTTTTAAGTAGTTATAATAGTGTTTTAAATAGTGCTTCTACATTATTTTCATTAAATATTTATAAGCCTAAATTTGGAAAGAATAAAAGTGATTTAGAGATAGTTAATAAAGGTAAAGTTTTTGGATTAATTGTTGCTTTTGTATCAATGTTCATAGCACCATTAATTATGAATGCTCCAAATGGTCTTTTTCAATATTTACAAACTGTAAATGGATTTTTTAGTGTTCCTATTTTTACAATTATATTTATTGGATATACAACAAAAAAAGTACCATCTATAGCAGCTAAAATCTCTCTTATTGTATTTGTTTCATTATATGCATTATTACAACTAGTTATAAAACCTAATTTGCATTTTTTACATCAACTAGCTATTTTATTTCTTTTATGTTGTATATTGATGTTAGCAATAGGAAGAAAATTTCCAAGAAAAGAACCATTTATTTTAAAAAATAAAAATGTTGTAGAGCTAACGCCTTGGAAATTTCAATATGAAGTTGCTATTGGAATTGTAGCTTTTATGATTTCTTTTTATTTAATTTTTTCAAAACTTGGAATAGTTACACAAAATTATAGTAATTTAAAAAATTATTTGATAGCTCTTTGGAGTTGTGTGGGAGTTATTATATGCTTT
- a CDS encoding LacI family DNA-binding transcriptional regulator yields the protein MVKMKDVANLAQVSQATVSRVINGTSYVEPHTRQKVLDVIAELGYKGNNAAKSLSSKKSSLIIVILPDIVNPYFSEILSVIEDEAYQSGYEIIFMNSQGNEHKEKKLIENTLKYNPAGVLISPLNAHASYLSKFSENGIPVVTITTLSEKFSGVSVDHKIGGELLAKHFASLGHIKIGYIGNKDEKFLGFQECLKNLNIPLKNENCIDFYNYSSGNLKDLVFKSLENYLKIHKEFDFTSIFTGNDIVAMEVLNFFREKNIKVPDDIAVAGFDNITFTNYLSITTVAQPVREIAFLAFERLVEEIKTGSRDIKHLKILPRLIPRDTTVKKIV from the coding sequence ATGGTGAAAATGAAAGATGTTGCAAATCTTGCACAAGTTTCTCAAGCCACTGTATCAAGAGTTATAAATGGGACAAGCTATGTTGAGCCTCATACTAGACAAAAAGTTTTGGATGTTATTGCAGAACTAGGGTATAAAGGGAATAATGCTGCTAAATCTCTATCTAGTAAAAAAAGTTCTTTAATCATAGTTATTCTACCAGATATTGTAAATCCATATTTTTCTGAGATTTTAAGTGTTATTGAAGACGAAGCATATCAAAGCGGATATGAAATTATATTTATGAATAGTCAAGGAAATGAACATAAAGAAAAAAAGTTAATTGAAAATACTTTAAAATATAATCCAGCAGGAGTACTTATATCGCCGTTAAATGCTCACGCTAGTTATTTAAGTAAATTTTCAGAGAATGGAATTCCAGTAGTAACAATAACAACACTTTCTGAAAAATTTTCAGGAGTTTCGGTAGATCATAAAATAGGAGGAGAACTTTTAGCTAAACATTTTGCTAGCTTAGGGCATATTAAAATTGGTTATATTGGAAATAAAGATGAAAAATTTCTTGGATTTCAAGAATGTTTAAAAAATTTAAATATTCCTTTAAAAAATGAGAATTGTATAGACTTTTATAATTACTCCTCTGGAAATTTAAAAGACCTTGTATTTAAATCTTTAGAGAATTATTTAAAAATTCATAAAGAATTTGATTTCACAAGTATATTTACAGGAAATGACATTGTGGCAATGGAAGTTTTAAACTTTTTTAGAGAAAAGAATATAAAAGTCCCAGATGATATAGCAGTTGCTGGATTTGATAATATAACATTTACAAATTATTTATCTATTACAACAGTTGCTCAACCTGTTAGAGAGATTGCTTTTTTAGCTTTTGAAAGGTTAGTTGAAGAAATAAAAACTGGAAGTAGAGATATAAAACATTTAAAAATACTTCCAAGATTAATTCCAAGAGACACAACGGTAAAAAAAATAGTATAA